Proteins encoded within one genomic window of Dermacentor albipictus isolate Rhodes 1998 colony unplaced genomic scaffold, USDA_Dalb.pri_finalv2 scaffold_21, whole genome shotgun sequence:
- the LOC139052265 gene encoding uncharacterized protein — MVHFCCVPECHQEGYRCKSGEKVSFHKFPRDKVMFKKWIIAIRRDPGPNFVVGQFTRVCSKHFKPDDYIPNVASGRRFLKDNAVPTQFVFAKPVKQRRPPKERALRCSKSLTSHLLQAASPDTDLSQRESKSDRDMTWEPSQQSEDAGQRAKGHATQNTAADVVCQSCTATFQKIQLELKARCEEVAQLSAHVQSLKRALGEARKLREDIVAVNDNNIELIAENKKLTEQLEHVKKQLQEMQRAAEDKESRAKKERKPFSLARFRDDDNSMQFYTGLSSYKHFQCFLLYLKPGENACNVYLENESTPGDVKGRPRKLEPAEELFLTLMKLKTGFFHLHLGHIFGVSASTVSRVFSGWINFMYIQLGKLTLWVPRSKIDRHMPPAFRELYPSTRVIIDATEVKCEVPSSLVLQSGTYSTYKSANTFKALIGVAPNGLLTFASELFMGSLSDREIVIRSGFLDLNFAPGDTVMADKGFKIKDLLQEKGVGLNLPPFLTQKQFEEDDVQRTQEIASLRIHVERRIQRIKCYHIFDKAVPLSLGPLINQVWSVCAVLSNMQSPLITESE, encoded by the exons ATGGTTCACTTCTGCTGTGTTCCTGAATGTCACCAGGAGGGATACCGATGCAAAAGCGGCGAAAAG GTCTCATTTCACAAGTTCCCACGGGACAAGGTCATGTTCAAAAAGTGGATAATCGCCATAAGAAGGGATCCAGGGCCAAACTTCGTGGTCGGCCAGTTTACGAGGGTCTGCTCCAAACATTTCAAGCCGGATGACTATATCCCAAACGTGGCCAGTGGGCGACGCTTTCTGAAAGACAATGCTGTGCCGACGCAGTTTGTGTTTGCCAAGCCTGTGAAACAGCGTCGACCACCTAAGGAGCGAGCACTGCGCTGCAGCAAGAGTCTCACAAGCCATCTTTTACAAGCAGCAAGCCCCGACACTGATCTGAGTCAGCGTGAAAGTAAGAGTGACCGAGATATGACCTGGGAACCTTCACAGCAATCCGAAGATGCAGGCCAACGAGCCAAGGGTCATGCGACGCAAAACACTGCTGCAGATGTGGTTTGTCAGTCGTGCACTGCCACTTTTCAAAAAATTCAACTGGAGCTAAAAGCAAGGTGCGAAGAAGTTGCACAGCTGTCTGCTCATGTTCAGAGCCTTAAAAGGGCTTTAGGTGAAGCAAGGAAGCTCAGAGAGGACATCGTCGCAGTAAACGACAACAACATTGAGctgattgcagagaacaaaaagCTAACTGAGCAGCTTGAACATGTCAAAAAGCAGCTGCAAGAAATGCAACGAGCAGCTGAAGACAAAGAAAgtcgagcaaaaaaagaaagaaagccatttTCACTTGCGAGGTTCCGTGATGACGACAACAGCATGCAGTTTTACACTGGATTATCTAGCTACAAGCACTTTCAATGCTTCCTTTTATACCTGAAGCCGGGTGAAAATGCCTGTAATGTATACTTGGAAAATGAAAGCACACCTGGGGACGTTAAGGGACGCCCACGGAAGCTTGAACCTGCGGAAGAACTTTTTCTCACACTGATGAAATTGAAAACTGGATTTTTCCACCTGCATCTCGGGCATATTTTCGGTGTTTCTGCAAGTACAGTGTCAAGAGTGTTTTCTGGTTGGATCAATTTTATGTACATCCAGCTGGGAAAACTTACTCTGTGGGTGCCACGCAGTAAGATTGACAGGCACATGCCTCCTGCATTTCGGGAGCTGTACCCAAGCACAAGGGTGATCATCGATGCCACAGAGGTAAAGTGTGAAGTACCTAGCTCCCTCGTTTTGCAGTCAGGTACGTACTCAACTTACAAGTCGGCGAACACGTTTAAGGCTCTCATTGGCGTGGCACCAAATGGTCTTCTTACGTTCGCATCAGAACTTTTCATGGGGTCGCTCTCCGACCGCGAAATAGTGATCAGAAGTGGTTTTCTGGACTTAAACTTTGCTCCCGGCGACACTGTCATGGCCGACAAGGGCTTTAAGATCAAGGATCTACTTCAAGAAAAAGGGGTCGGCCTGAATCTGCCACCTTTCTTGACACAAAAACAATTTGAGGAGGATGACGTGCAGCGGACACAAGAAATCGCTTCACTCCGAATTCACGTCGAAAGGAGAATACAACGAATCAAGTGCTACCACATCTTTGATAAGGCAGTACCACTTTCCCTGGGTCCGCTGATTAATCAGGTATGGTCAGTGTGTGCCGTGCTGAGCAATATGCAAAGCCCTTTGATCACCGAAAGCGAGTGA
- the LOC139052266 gene encoding uncharacterized protein: MQEFASFLDAADSSDVTETKFGTRLKGCLLDYQQSVVPHGFAVFISKELEVPRPQIWASAELFTGAFTVPQWKIPDTFDGASAAFLKSICITPAEAQDLERTSRRQRNSLTWHQGRLHRLTASNFGLVLNRKKWTKKGLINLTTPKDLSRVQPVRYGIANEKDALLRYKDTLTTAGHPVEVFNCGLFVDPSRPWLGASPDALTFDPCEPFPWGTVEVKCPYSLRHATREVLLSEDFFVAFDEDCQPELKVSHEHYKQVIGQMGITRTQWADFVVFGPHFIIVQRVHFAEKEWNDMVHVLDNFYFDTLLPFFVQQVKT; the protein is encoded by the exons ATGCAGGAGTTCGCCAGCTTCCTCGACGCTGCAGACAGCTCAGACGTCACTGAAACAAAATTTGGGACACGTTTAAAGGGCTGCCTTCTCGACTACCAACAGTCTGTGGTTCCTCATGGATTTGCAGTCTTCATATCCAAAGAGCTAGAAGTGCCTCGGCCGCAAATATGGGCAAGTGCGGAGCTGTTTACGGGCGCTTTCACTGTTCCACAATGGAAAATACCCGACACGTTTGATGGAGCATCTGCAGCATTTCTTAAG AGTATATGCATCACCCCAGCGGAGGCGCAGGACCTAGAAAGGACGTCTAGGAGGCAACGAAACAGCCTAACATGGCATCAAGGACGCCTTCACCGCCTTACTGCATCCAACTTCGGTTTGGTCCTGAACCGGAAGAAGTGGACAAAGAAAGGCTTGATTAACCTGACGACTCCGAAGGACCTGTCACGCGTTCAGCCCGTCAG GTACGGCATAGCCAACGAGAAAGACGCCCTCCTGAGGTACAAGGATACCTTGACAACTGCGGGACATCCTGTTGAAGTATTCAACTGTGGCCTTTTTGTCGACCCGTCCAGGCCATGGCTTGGAGCATCGCCTGACGCCCTAACCTTTGACCCTTGTGAACCTTTTCCATGGGGTACAGTAGAGGTGAAATGCCCATACTCCCTCAGACATGCCACGAGAGAGGTTCTCCTTTCAGAAGACTTCTTCGTTGCATTTGATGAAGATTGCCAACCTGAACTGAAAGTTTCCCATGAACACTACAAGCAGGTGATTGGACAGATGGGGATAACTCGCACACAGTGGGCAGACTTCGTTGTCTTCGGACCGCACTTTATTATAGTGCAGCGCGTGCATTTCGCCGAAAAAGAGTGGAACGACATGGTTCATGTGCTAGACAATTTTTATTTTGACACTCTGCTCCCATTCTTCGTACAGCAGGTGAAAACATGA